The following proteins come from a genomic window of Malus domestica chromosome 02, GDT2T_hap1:
- the LOC103411014 gene encoding histone-lysine N-methyltransferase ATXR7 isoform X1 codes for MPQPFVASGWTYVNEVGQMCGPYIQEQLYEGLSSGFLPDELPVYPLVNGTLIAPVPLKYFKQFPDHVATGFAYLSIGISTAASTPTSTDSFPSSHGGDLPIRDTPAPGPTPSPAPVVYPGSQFNSAFHANSNQPMSLPNEESCWLYVDGEGHKRGPHTLYELYSWYRYGYLQDSVMIYHVENKCAPFTLLSVANAWKPGTETVANSDAKSNGTGSSVSFISEISEGVSSQLHHGILKAARRVVLDEIISNVINEFFTTKKNQRVNQAVKACSSYSKMSEIAGDMKNCTAVLCEAAASDSVADETCINQDYSEPPPSTKSVGSIENFWESYAVVCRMLFDYCMQVMWNAVFYDSVAEYSSSWRRRKLWSGSPVWRIPSSEDAEKIDKLPHEALLPGQDSDAYDGDYPPGFEVMAKELVDHAHPSIISSLDLNGGNSSKQKSPSYEDMNCIVEYVENELQLSAKNALTEFVGSFVDEEVGKLVTSSKQENLMKENVGSSQCPSNSIGGSSDSCDELRISSTKSTEMNPSDVSPQSPSQVAQPVDHSVPEIQMSNLLENAFKELCSHVDDMSVDQDINEPLPPGLVDKAKAVVPSHTCKFRPSKSDECIPKIGEYTATAMCRKKLHDYVIRDWKSLFIDCSLQQFLASWHTSKKTHAYKEKAFTRNKDHLEKHEKESKHCDNSGTAGLPPMIGKYTYHRKKLLRKKSGSSPSVTLGDTGLQNEIVEKSKKLHVTGDVPEKSELKIATVIPKKRRQCKSQTESHVGSPYLQAGDVPEKTELKFSTVIPKKQRQSKSQTELYGGTMSLQAGGMPEKAELKIASVIPKKRSQSKPQTESSVGATSLQAIAKNSSSSKLLKVSHAVKSSKPMEGTPKPSKKMVSAHEGDHNNVEKVVNSNGHDVRLIGEPLTKPSKLKRYRAMDDLKLSCPEKILKVANGAPKKAACKPVAARNIQSGKSKKLNPCPKSSGCARASINGWEWHRWSQNASPAERARVRGIKYVNAEYQRSDINTSQWSNGKGLSARTNRVKMRNLAAAADGADLLKATQLKARKKLLQFQRSKIHDWGLVALEPIEAEDFVIEYVGELIRPRISDIRERHYEKIGIGSSYLFRLDDGYVVDATKRGGVARFINHSCEVEPNCYTKVISVDGHKRIFIYAKRHIAVGEEITYNYKFPLEEKKIPCNCGSKKCRGSLN; via the exons ATGCCTCAACCTTTCGTTGCGAGCGGATGGACGTACGTCAATGAAGTCGGACAAATGTGCGGTCCGTACATTCAAGAGCAACTGTATGAGGGTTTATCCTCTGGGTTCCTCCCCGATGAGCTTCCTGTGTACCCTCTGGTCAATGGCACCTTGATCGCCCCAGTTCCATTGAAGTACTTCAAGCAGTTTCCTGATCATGTCGCCACCGGGTTCGCGTATCTCTCTATTGGCATCTCAACCGCCGCATCCACACCCACATCCACCGATTCTTTTCCATCTTCTCACGGCGGCGATTTGCCTATCCGCGACACACCTGCTCCTGGACCGACACCTTCACCTGCTCCTGTTGTTTATCCTGGTTCCCAGTTCAATTCTGCTTTCCATGCCAATTCCAATCAGCCCATGTCACTG CCAAATGAAGAGTCTTGTTGGTTGTATGTGGATGGTGAAGGGCACAAACGCGGGCCGCATACTCTTTATGAATTATACTCGTGGTATCGATATGGATATCTTCAGGATTCGGTCATG ATTTATCATGTTGAGAATAAGTGTGCGCCCTTCACCCTATTATCTGTTGCAAATGCTTGGAAACCTGGAACTGAAACTGTCGCCAACTCTGATGCCAAAAGCAATGGCACTGGGTCTTCTGTAAGCTTTATATCTGAAATTTCTGAGGGAGTTTCTAGCCAACTGCACCATGGAATTTTGAAGGCAGCTCGCAGGGTTGTCTTAGATGAGATTATCAGCAATGTCATTAATGAGTTTTTtaccacaaaaaaaaatcaaagggtTAATCAGGCCGTGAAGGCTTGTTCCTCGTATAGCAAAATG TCTGAGATTGCTGGAGATATGAAGAACTGTACTGCTGTTTTGTGTGAGGCTGCAGCTTCCGACTCTGTTGCTGATGAGACATGTATCAATCAAGATTACAGCGAACCTCCACCAAGCACGAAATCTGTTGGAAGCATTGAAAACTTTTGGGAGTCGTATGCAGTTGTTTGTAGAATGCTTTTTGATTATTGTATGCAAGTCATGTGGAATGCTGTTTTCTATGATTCAGTGGCAGAGTACTCCTCTTCTTGGAGGAGGAGGAAACTTTGGTCTGGTTCTCCAGTGTGGAGGATACCTTCTAGTGAAGATGCTGAGAAGATTGATAAGTTACCTCATGAAGCT TTACTACCCGGGCAAGATTCTGATGCTTATGATGGTGATTACCCGCCTGGTTTTGAAGTCATGGCAAAGGAATTAGTTGATCATGCACATCCATCAATTATCTCTTCATTGGATCTTAATGGAGGAAATTCATCTAAACAGAAAAGTCCCTCATATGAAGACATGAACTGCATTGTAGAATATGTAGAAAACGAGCTCCAGTTGTCTGCAAAGAATGCTTTGACTGAGTTTGTTGGATCTTTTGTTGATGAGGAGGTCGGGAAATTAGTTACTTCGtctaaacaagaaaatttaatGAAG GAGAATGTCGGCTCTTCTCAGTGTCCCAGCAATAGCATTGGTGGATCTTCAGACTCATGTGATGAATTGAGGATTTCAAGTACAAAATCTACAGAGATGAATCCATCTGATGTATCCCCCCAATCTCCATCGCAAGTAGCACAGCCTGTTGATCATTCTGTACCTGAAATTCAGATGTCCAATTTGTTGGAAAATGCTTTTAAGGAATTATGTTCTCATGTAgatgatatgtctgttgaccaAGACATAAATGAGCCATTGCCCCCTGGACTTGTAGACAAAGCTAAAGCTGTTGTGCCATCACACACTTGCAAATTCCGACCTTCAAAGTCAGATGAATGTATTCCTAAGATTGGAGAATATACTGCCACAGCAATGTGCCGGAAAAAACTACATGATTATGTCATTAGAGATTGGAAATCATTGTTTATTGACTGTTCTCTTCAACAGTTTCTTGCATCATGGCACACTTCAAAGAAGACCCATGCTTATAAG GAAAAAGCATTTACTAGGAATAAAGACCATCTCGAAAAACATGAGAAAGAATCAAAGCATTGTGACAATTCTGGCACCGCAGGACTTCCTCCAATGATTGGTAAATATACGTATCACCGCAAGAAGTTGTTGCGGAAAAAGTCAGGGTCTTCACCGTCTGTAACGTTAGGTGATACTGGGTTACAGAATGAAATAGTGGAAAAGTCAAAGAAATTACATGTTACTGGAGATGTGCCTGAGAAATCAGAGCTAAAAATTGCTACTGTGATTCCTAAGAAGAGAAGACAATGCAAATCCCAAACTGAATCGCATGTTGGATCCCCATATTTGCAAGCTGGAGATGTGCCTGAGAAAACAGAACTAAAATTTTCTACTGTGATTCCTAAGAAGCAAAGACAAAGTAAATCCCAAACTGAATTGTATGGTGGCACCATGTCTTTGCAAGCTGGAGGTATGCCTGAGAAAGCAGAACTAAAAATTGCTTCCGTGATTCCTAAGAAGAGAAGCCAAAGCAAACCCCAAACTGAATCGTCTGTTGGCGCCACATCATTGCAAGCCATTGCTAAGAATTCTAGTAGTAGCAAACTATTGAAGGTTTCCCATGCAGTGAAAA GTAGCAAGCCCATGGAAGGCACTCCTAAACCTAGTAAAAAGATGGTTTCAGCTCACGAAGGGGACCACAATAATGTTGAGAAAGTTGTGAATAGCAATGGTCATGATGTTAGGCTTATAGGAGAGCCTT TAACTAAGCCATCAAAGCTGAAAAGGTATCGCGCAATGGATGATTTGAAATTGTCATGTCCCGAAAAGATCTTGAAAGTAGCCAATGGTGCTCCCAAGAAAGCAGCATGTAAGCCAGTTGCAGCTAGAAATATACAGTCCGGTAAATCCAAGAAACTAAATCCTTGCCCTAAATCTTCTGGATGCGCCCGGGCGTCCATTAATGGCTGGGAATGGCATAGATGGTCACAAAACGCAAGTCCTGCTGAAAGAGCCCGTGTTAGGGGAATTAAATATGTTAATGCTGAGTATCAACGTTCTGATATTAATACATCACAGTGGTCAAATGGCAAGGGTCTTTCTGCAAGAACAAATAGGGTGAAGATGCGCAatcttgctgctgctgctgatggGGCTGACCTTCTGAAAGCTACTCAATTAAAG GCGAGGAAAAAGCTTCTACAATTCCAGAGAAGCAAGATACATGATTGGGGTCTTGTTGCATTGGAGCCAATTGAGGCAGAAGACTTTGTTATTGAATATGTTGGAGAACTGATTCGTCCCAGG ATATCTGATATCCGTGAGCGTCATTACGAGAAGATAGGAATTGGCAGCAGTTATCTTTTTAGGCTTGATGATGGTTATGTG GTTGATGCTACAAAACGTGGAGGAGTTGCTAGATTTATAAACCATTCTTGTGAGGTAGAG CCTAACTGCTACACCAAAGTTAT
- the LOC103411014 gene encoding histone-lysine N-methyltransferase ATXR7 isoform X3 translates to MPQPFVASGWTYVNEVGQMCGPYIQEQLYEGLSSGFLPDELPVYPLVNGTLIAPVPLKYFKQFPDHVATGFAYLSIGISTAASTPTSTDSFPSSHGGDLPIRDTPAPGPTPSPAPVVYPGSQFNSAFHANSNQPMSLPNEESCWLYVDGEGHKRGPHTLYELYSWYRYGYLQDSVMIYHVENKCAPFTLLSVANAWKPGTETVANSDAKSNGTGSSVSFISEISEGVSSQLHHGILKAARRVVLDEIISNVINEFFTTKKNQRVNQAVKACSSYSKMSEIAGDMKNCTAVLCEAAASDSVADETCINQDYSEPPPSTKSVGSIENFWESYAVVCRMLFDYCMQVMWNAVFYDSVAEYSSSWRRRKLWSGSPVWRIPSSEDAEKIDKLPHEALLPGQDSDAYDGDYPPGFEVMAKELVDHAHPSIISSLDLNGGNSSKQKSPSYEDMNCIVEYVENELQLSAKNALTEFVGSFVDEEVGKLVTSSKQENLMKENVGSSQCPSNSIGGSSDSCDELRISSTKSTEMNPSDVSPQSPSQVAQPVDHSVPEIQMSNLLENAFKELCSHVDDMSVDQDINEPLPPGLVDKAKAVVPSHTCKFRPSKSDECIPKIGEYTATAMCRKKLHDYVIRDWKSLFIDCSLQQFLASWHTSKKTHAYKEKAFTRNKDHLEKHEKESKHCDNSGTAGLPPMIGKYTYHRKKLLRKKSGSSPSVTLGDTGLQNEIVEKSKKLHVTGDVPEKSELKIATVIPKKRRQCKSQTESHVGSPYLQAGDVPEKTELKFSTVIPKKQRQSKSQTELYGGTMSLQAGGMPEKAELKIASVIPKKRSQSKPQTESSVGATSLQAIAKNSSSSKLLKVSHAVKSSKPMEGTPKPSKKMVSAHEGDHNNVEKVVNSNGHDVRLIGEPLTKPSKLKRYRAMDDLKLSCPEKILKVANGAPKKAACKPVAARNIQSGKSKKLNPCPKSSGCARASINGWEWHRWSQNASPAERARVRGIKYVNAEYQRSDINTSQWSNGKGLSARTNRVKMRNLAAAADGADLLKATQLKARKKLLQFQRSKIHDWGLVALEPIEAEDFVIEYVGELIRPRISDIRERHYEKIGIGSSYLFRLDDGYVAGTWSWNFWLRRFHFL, encoded by the exons ATGCCTCAACCTTTCGTTGCGAGCGGATGGACGTACGTCAATGAAGTCGGACAAATGTGCGGTCCGTACATTCAAGAGCAACTGTATGAGGGTTTATCCTCTGGGTTCCTCCCCGATGAGCTTCCTGTGTACCCTCTGGTCAATGGCACCTTGATCGCCCCAGTTCCATTGAAGTACTTCAAGCAGTTTCCTGATCATGTCGCCACCGGGTTCGCGTATCTCTCTATTGGCATCTCAACCGCCGCATCCACACCCACATCCACCGATTCTTTTCCATCTTCTCACGGCGGCGATTTGCCTATCCGCGACACACCTGCTCCTGGACCGACACCTTCACCTGCTCCTGTTGTTTATCCTGGTTCCCAGTTCAATTCTGCTTTCCATGCCAATTCCAATCAGCCCATGTCACTG CCAAATGAAGAGTCTTGTTGGTTGTATGTGGATGGTGAAGGGCACAAACGCGGGCCGCATACTCTTTATGAATTATACTCGTGGTATCGATATGGATATCTTCAGGATTCGGTCATG ATTTATCATGTTGAGAATAAGTGTGCGCCCTTCACCCTATTATCTGTTGCAAATGCTTGGAAACCTGGAACTGAAACTGTCGCCAACTCTGATGCCAAAAGCAATGGCACTGGGTCTTCTGTAAGCTTTATATCTGAAATTTCTGAGGGAGTTTCTAGCCAACTGCACCATGGAATTTTGAAGGCAGCTCGCAGGGTTGTCTTAGATGAGATTATCAGCAATGTCATTAATGAGTTTTTtaccacaaaaaaaaatcaaagggtTAATCAGGCCGTGAAGGCTTGTTCCTCGTATAGCAAAATG TCTGAGATTGCTGGAGATATGAAGAACTGTACTGCTGTTTTGTGTGAGGCTGCAGCTTCCGACTCTGTTGCTGATGAGACATGTATCAATCAAGATTACAGCGAACCTCCACCAAGCACGAAATCTGTTGGAAGCATTGAAAACTTTTGGGAGTCGTATGCAGTTGTTTGTAGAATGCTTTTTGATTATTGTATGCAAGTCATGTGGAATGCTGTTTTCTATGATTCAGTGGCAGAGTACTCCTCTTCTTGGAGGAGGAGGAAACTTTGGTCTGGTTCTCCAGTGTGGAGGATACCTTCTAGTGAAGATGCTGAGAAGATTGATAAGTTACCTCATGAAGCT TTACTACCCGGGCAAGATTCTGATGCTTATGATGGTGATTACCCGCCTGGTTTTGAAGTCATGGCAAAGGAATTAGTTGATCATGCACATCCATCAATTATCTCTTCATTGGATCTTAATGGAGGAAATTCATCTAAACAGAAAAGTCCCTCATATGAAGACATGAACTGCATTGTAGAATATGTAGAAAACGAGCTCCAGTTGTCTGCAAAGAATGCTTTGACTGAGTTTGTTGGATCTTTTGTTGATGAGGAGGTCGGGAAATTAGTTACTTCGtctaaacaagaaaatttaatGAAG GAGAATGTCGGCTCTTCTCAGTGTCCCAGCAATAGCATTGGTGGATCTTCAGACTCATGTGATGAATTGAGGATTTCAAGTACAAAATCTACAGAGATGAATCCATCTGATGTATCCCCCCAATCTCCATCGCAAGTAGCACAGCCTGTTGATCATTCTGTACCTGAAATTCAGATGTCCAATTTGTTGGAAAATGCTTTTAAGGAATTATGTTCTCATGTAgatgatatgtctgttgaccaAGACATAAATGAGCCATTGCCCCCTGGACTTGTAGACAAAGCTAAAGCTGTTGTGCCATCACACACTTGCAAATTCCGACCTTCAAAGTCAGATGAATGTATTCCTAAGATTGGAGAATATACTGCCACAGCAATGTGCCGGAAAAAACTACATGATTATGTCATTAGAGATTGGAAATCATTGTTTATTGACTGTTCTCTTCAACAGTTTCTTGCATCATGGCACACTTCAAAGAAGACCCATGCTTATAAG GAAAAAGCATTTACTAGGAATAAAGACCATCTCGAAAAACATGAGAAAGAATCAAAGCATTGTGACAATTCTGGCACCGCAGGACTTCCTCCAATGATTGGTAAATATACGTATCACCGCAAGAAGTTGTTGCGGAAAAAGTCAGGGTCTTCACCGTCTGTAACGTTAGGTGATACTGGGTTACAGAATGAAATAGTGGAAAAGTCAAAGAAATTACATGTTACTGGAGATGTGCCTGAGAAATCAGAGCTAAAAATTGCTACTGTGATTCCTAAGAAGAGAAGACAATGCAAATCCCAAACTGAATCGCATGTTGGATCCCCATATTTGCAAGCTGGAGATGTGCCTGAGAAAACAGAACTAAAATTTTCTACTGTGATTCCTAAGAAGCAAAGACAAAGTAAATCCCAAACTGAATTGTATGGTGGCACCATGTCTTTGCAAGCTGGAGGTATGCCTGAGAAAGCAGAACTAAAAATTGCTTCCGTGATTCCTAAGAAGAGAAGCCAAAGCAAACCCCAAACTGAATCGTCTGTTGGCGCCACATCATTGCAAGCCATTGCTAAGAATTCTAGTAGTAGCAAACTATTGAAGGTTTCCCATGCAGTGAAAA GTAGCAAGCCCATGGAAGGCACTCCTAAACCTAGTAAAAAGATGGTTTCAGCTCACGAAGGGGACCACAATAATGTTGAGAAAGTTGTGAATAGCAATGGTCATGATGTTAGGCTTATAGGAGAGCCTT TAACTAAGCCATCAAAGCTGAAAAGGTATCGCGCAATGGATGATTTGAAATTGTCATGTCCCGAAAAGATCTTGAAAGTAGCCAATGGTGCTCCCAAGAAAGCAGCATGTAAGCCAGTTGCAGCTAGAAATATACAGTCCGGTAAATCCAAGAAACTAAATCCTTGCCCTAAATCTTCTGGATGCGCCCGGGCGTCCATTAATGGCTGGGAATGGCATAGATGGTCACAAAACGCAAGTCCTGCTGAAAGAGCCCGTGTTAGGGGAATTAAATATGTTAATGCTGAGTATCAACGTTCTGATATTAATACATCACAGTGGTCAAATGGCAAGGGTCTTTCTGCAAGAACAAATAGGGTGAAGATGCGCAatcttgctgctgctgctgatggGGCTGACCTTCTGAAAGCTACTCAATTAAAG GCGAGGAAAAAGCTTCTACAATTCCAGAGAAGCAAGATACATGATTGGGGTCTTGTTGCATTGGAGCCAATTGAGGCAGAAGACTTTGTTATTGAATATGTTGGAGAACTGATTCGTCCCAGG ATATCTGATATCCGTGAGCGTCATTACGAGAAGATAGGAATTGGCAGCAGTTATCTTTTTAGGCTTGATGATGGTTATGTG GCTGGGACCTGGTCATGGAACTTTTGGCTTCGTCGATTTCATTTCCTATAG
- the LOC103411014 gene encoding histone-lysine N-methyltransferase ATXR7 isoform X2 — MPQPFVASGWTYVNEVGQMCGPYIQEQLYEGLSSGFLPDELPVYPLVNGTLIAPVPLKYFKQFPDHVATGFAYLSIGISTAASTPTSTDSFPSSHGGDLPIRDTPAPGPTPSPAPVVYPGSQFNSAFHANSNQPMSLPNEESCWLYVDGEGHKRGPHTLYELYSWYRYGYLQDSVMIYHVENKCAPFTLLSVANAWKPGTETVANSDAKSNGTGSSVSFISEISEGVSSQLHHGILKAARRVVLDEIISNVINEFFTTKKNQRVNQAVKACSSYSKMSEIAGDMKNCTAVLCEAAASDSVADETCINQDYSEPPPSTKSVGSIENFWESYAVVCRMLFDYCMQVMWNAVFYDSVAEYSSSWRRRKLWSGSPVWRIPSSEDAEKIDKLPHEALLPGQDSDAYDGDYPPGFEVMAKELVDHAHPSIISSLDLNGGNSSKQKSPSYEDMNCIVEYVENELQLSAKNALTEFVGSFVDEEVGKLVTSSKQENLMKENVGSSQCPSNSIGGSSDSCDELRISSTKSTEMNPSDVSPQSPSQVAQPVDHSVPEIQMSNLLENAFKELCSHVDDMSVDQDINEPLPPGLVDKAKAVVPSHTCKFRPSKSDECIPKIGEYTATAMCRKKLHDYVIRDWKSLFIDCSLQQFLASWHTSKKTHAYKEKAFTRNKDHLEKHEKESKHCDNSGTAGLPPMIGKYTYHRKKLLRKKSGSSPSVTLGDTGLQNEIVEKSKKLHVTGDVPEKSELKIATVIPKKRRQCKSQTESHVGSPYLQAGDVPEKTELKFSTVIPKKQRQSKSQTELYGGTMSLQAGGMPEKAELKIASVIPKKRSQSKPQTESSVGATSLQAIAKNSSSSKLLKVSHAVKSSKPMEGTPKPSKKMVSAHEGDHNNVEKVVNSNGHDVRLIGEPLTKPSKLKRYRAMDDLKLSCPEKILKVANGAPKKAACKPVAARNIQSGKSKKLNPCPKSSGCARASINGWEWHRWSQNASPAERARVRGIKYVNAEYQRSDINTSQWSNGKGLSARTNRVKMRNLAAAADGADLLKATQLKARKKLLQFQRSKIHDWGLVALEPIEAEDFVIEYVGELIRPRISDIRERHYEKIGIGSSYLFRLDDGYVVDATKRGGVARFINHSCEPNCYTKVISVDGHKRIFIYAKRHIAVGEEITYNYKFPLEEKKIPCNCGSKKCRGSLN, encoded by the exons ATGCCTCAACCTTTCGTTGCGAGCGGATGGACGTACGTCAATGAAGTCGGACAAATGTGCGGTCCGTACATTCAAGAGCAACTGTATGAGGGTTTATCCTCTGGGTTCCTCCCCGATGAGCTTCCTGTGTACCCTCTGGTCAATGGCACCTTGATCGCCCCAGTTCCATTGAAGTACTTCAAGCAGTTTCCTGATCATGTCGCCACCGGGTTCGCGTATCTCTCTATTGGCATCTCAACCGCCGCATCCACACCCACATCCACCGATTCTTTTCCATCTTCTCACGGCGGCGATTTGCCTATCCGCGACACACCTGCTCCTGGACCGACACCTTCACCTGCTCCTGTTGTTTATCCTGGTTCCCAGTTCAATTCTGCTTTCCATGCCAATTCCAATCAGCCCATGTCACTG CCAAATGAAGAGTCTTGTTGGTTGTATGTGGATGGTGAAGGGCACAAACGCGGGCCGCATACTCTTTATGAATTATACTCGTGGTATCGATATGGATATCTTCAGGATTCGGTCATG ATTTATCATGTTGAGAATAAGTGTGCGCCCTTCACCCTATTATCTGTTGCAAATGCTTGGAAACCTGGAACTGAAACTGTCGCCAACTCTGATGCCAAAAGCAATGGCACTGGGTCTTCTGTAAGCTTTATATCTGAAATTTCTGAGGGAGTTTCTAGCCAACTGCACCATGGAATTTTGAAGGCAGCTCGCAGGGTTGTCTTAGATGAGATTATCAGCAATGTCATTAATGAGTTTTTtaccacaaaaaaaaatcaaagggtTAATCAGGCCGTGAAGGCTTGTTCCTCGTATAGCAAAATG TCTGAGATTGCTGGAGATATGAAGAACTGTACTGCTGTTTTGTGTGAGGCTGCAGCTTCCGACTCTGTTGCTGATGAGACATGTATCAATCAAGATTACAGCGAACCTCCACCAAGCACGAAATCTGTTGGAAGCATTGAAAACTTTTGGGAGTCGTATGCAGTTGTTTGTAGAATGCTTTTTGATTATTGTATGCAAGTCATGTGGAATGCTGTTTTCTATGATTCAGTGGCAGAGTACTCCTCTTCTTGGAGGAGGAGGAAACTTTGGTCTGGTTCTCCAGTGTGGAGGATACCTTCTAGTGAAGATGCTGAGAAGATTGATAAGTTACCTCATGAAGCT TTACTACCCGGGCAAGATTCTGATGCTTATGATGGTGATTACCCGCCTGGTTTTGAAGTCATGGCAAAGGAATTAGTTGATCATGCACATCCATCAATTATCTCTTCATTGGATCTTAATGGAGGAAATTCATCTAAACAGAAAAGTCCCTCATATGAAGACATGAACTGCATTGTAGAATATGTAGAAAACGAGCTCCAGTTGTCTGCAAAGAATGCTTTGACTGAGTTTGTTGGATCTTTTGTTGATGAGGAGGTCGGGAAATTAGTTACTTCGtctaaacaagaaaatttaatGAAG GAGAATGTCGGCTCTTCTCAGTGTCCCAGCAATAGCATTGGTGGATCTTCAGACTCATGTGATGAATTGAGGATTTCAAGTACAAAATCTACAGAGATGAATCCATCTGATGTATCCCCCCAATCTCCATCGCAAGTAGCACAGCCTGTTGATCATTCTGTACCTGAAATTCAGATGTCCAATTTGTTGGAAAATGCTTTTAAGGAATTATGTTCTCATGTAgatgatatgtctgttgaccaAGACATAAATGAGCCATTGCCCCCTGGACTTGTAGACAAAGCTAAAGCTGTTGTGCCATCACACACTTGCAAATTCCGACCTTCAAAGTCAGATGAATGTATTCCTAAGATTGGAGAATATACTGCCACAGCAATGTGCCGGAAAAAACTACATGATTATGTCATTAGAGATTGGAAATCATTGTTTATTGACTGTTCTCTTCAACAGTTTCTTGCATCATGGCACACTTCAAAGAAGACCCATGCTTATAAG GAAAAAGCATTTACTAGGAATAAAGACCATCTCGAAAAACATGAGAAAGAATCAAAGCATTGTGACAATTCTGGCACCGCAGGACTTCCTCCAATGATTGGTAAATATACGTATCACCGCAAGAAGTTGTTGCGGAAAAAGTCAGGGTCTTCACCGTCTGTAACGTTAGGTGATACTGGGTTACAGAATGAAATAGTGGAAAAGTCAAAGAAATTACATGTTACTGGAGATGTGCCTGAGAAATCAGAGCTAAAAATTGCTACTGTGATTCCTAAGAAGAGAAGACAATGCAAATCCCAAACTGAATCGCATGTTGGATCCCCATATTTGCAAGCTGGAGATGTGCCTGAGAAAACAGAACTAAAATTTTCTACTGTGATTCCTAAGAAGCAAAGACAAAGTAAATCCCAAACTGAATTGTATGGTGGCACCATGTCTTTGCAAGCTGGAGGTATGCCTGAGAAAGCAGAACTAAAAATTGCTTCCGTGATTCCTAAGAAGAGAAGCCAAAGCAAACCCCAAACTGAATCGTCTGTTGGCGCCACATCATTGCAAGCCATTGCTAAGAATTCTAGTAGTAGCAAACTATTGAAGGTTTCCCATGCAGTGAAAA GTAGCAAGCCCATGGAAGGCACTCCTAAACCTAGTAAAAAGATGGTTTCAGCTCACGAAGGGGACCACAATAATGTTGAGAAAGTTGTGAATAGCAATGGTCATGATGTTAGGCTTATAGGAGAGCCTT TAACTAAGCCATCAAAGCTGAAAAGGTATCGCGCAATGGATGATTTGAAATTGTCATGTCCCGAAAAGATCTTGAAAGTAGCCAATGGTGCTCCCAAGAAAGCAGCATGTAAGCCAGTTGCAGCTAGAAATATACAGTCCGGTAAATCCAAGAAACTAAATCCTTGCCCTAAATCTTCTGGATGCGCCCGGGCGTCCATTAATGGCTGGGAATGGCATAGATGGTCACAAAACGCAAGTCCTGCTGAAAGAGCCCGTGTTAGGGGAATTAAATATGTTAATGCTGAGTATCAACGTTCTGATATTAATACATCACAGTGGTCAAATGGCAAGGGTCTTTCTGCAAGAACAAATAGGGTGAAGATGCGCAatcttgctgctgctgctgatggGGCTGACCTTCTGAAAGCTACTCAATTAAAG GCGAGGAAAAAGCTTCTACAATTCCAGAGAAGCAAGATACATGATTGGGGTCTTGTTGCATTGGAGCCAATTGAGGCAGAAGACTTTGTTATTGAATATGTTGGAGAACTGATTCGTCCCAGG ATATCTGATATCCGTGAGCGTCATTACGAGAAGATAGGAATTGGCAGCAGTTATCTTTTTAGGCTTGATGATGGTTATGTG GTTGATGCTACAAAACGTGGAGGAGTTGCTAGATTTATAAACCATTCTTGTGAG CCTAACTGCTACACCAAAGTTAT